In a single window of the Atlantibacter hermannii genome:
- the purF gene encoding amidophosphoribosyltransferase, whose protein sequence is MCGIVGIAGVMPVNQSIYDALTVLQHRGQDAAGIITIDANNGFRLRKANGLVSDIFEARHMQRLQGNMGIGHVRYPTAGSSSASEAQPFYVNSPYGITLAHNGNLTNAHELRRMLFEEKRRHINTTSDSEVLLNVFASELDNFRHYPLEADNIFAAIAATNRLIRGAYACVAMIIGHGMVAFRDPNGIRPLVLGKRDIGDGRTEYMVASESVALDTLGFEFLRDVAPGEAIYITEKGQLFTRQCADNPTSNPCLFEYVYFARPDSFIDKISVYSARVGMGKKLGEKIAREWEDLDIDVVIPIPETSCDIALEIAHILNKPYRQGFVKNRYVGRTFIMPGQQLRRKSVRRKLNANRAEFRDKNVLLVDDSIVRGTTSEQIIEMAREAGAKKVYLASAAPEIRFPNVYGIDMPSANELIAHGREVDEIRQIIGADGLIFQDLNDLIEAVRAENPDIQQFECSVFNGVYVTKDVDQQYLEYLESLRNDDAKAVLRQNEVENLEMHNEG, encoded by the coding sequence ATGTGCGGTATTGTCGGTATCGCCGGTGTTATGCCGGTAAACCAGTCTATTTATGACGCGTTAACGGTGCTCCAGCACCGCGGGCAGGATGCCGCAGGCATCATCACCATTGATGCAAATAACGGCTTTCGCCTGCGCAAAGCTAATGGTCTGGTGAGTGATATTTTCGAAGCCCGCCATATGCAGCGTCTGCAAGGCAATATGGGTATCGGCCATGTGCGTTATCCGACAGCAGGCAGTTCAAGCGCCTCCGAAGCACAACCTTTCTACGTCAACTCCCCATACGGGATCACGCTGGCGCATAACGGCAACCTCACCAACGCGCACGAGCTGCGCCGGATGCTGTTTGAAGAAAAACGCCGCCACATTAACACCACCTCCGATTCGGAAGTGCTGCTGAACGTCTTTGCCAGCGAGCTGGATAATTTCCGTCACTATCCTCTGGAAGCGGACAATATTTTCGCCGCGATTGCCGCCACCAACCGCCTGATCCGCGGCGCGTATGCCTGTGTGGCGATGATTATCGGCCATGGCATGGTGGCTTTCCGCGATCCGAACGGCATCCGCCCGCTGGTGCTGGGCAAGCGCGATATCGGCGATGGCCGCACCGAATACATGGTGGCCTCCGAGAGCGTGGCGCTTGATACGCTGGGCTTCGAGTTTTTACGTGACGTCGCGCCGGGCGAAGCCATTTACATTACCGAAAAAGGCCAGCTGTTTACCCGCCAGTGCGCCGATAACCCGACCAGCAATCCCTGCCTGTTCGAGTACGTCTATTTTGCGCGCCCTGACTCGTTTATTGACAAGATTTCCGTGTACAGCGCCCGCGTCGGCATGGGCAAAAAGCTGGGCGAGAAGATTGCCCGTGAGTGGGAAGATTTAGATATTGATGTGGTAATTCCGATTCCGGAAACCTCCTGCGATATCGCTCTGGAAATCGCGCACATCCTCAATAAGCCTTACCGTCAGGGTTTTGTGAAAAACCGCTACGTTGGCCGCACCTTTATCATGCCGGGCCAGCAGTTGCGTCGTAAATCGGTACGCCGCAAGCTCAACGCTAACCGCGCCGAGTTCCGCGATAAAAATGTGTTGCTGGTGGATGACTCTATCGTGCGCGGCACCACCTCGGAGCAGATTATCGAGATGGCGCGTGAAGCTGGGGCGAAGAAAGTCTATCTGGCTTCTGCCGCACCGGAAATCCGCTTCCCCAACGTTTACGGCATCGATATGCCAAGCGCGAACGAGCTGATTGCGCACGGACGTGAGGTTGATGAAATCCGCCAGATCATCGGCGCTGACGGACTGATTTTCCAGGATCTCAACGATCTGATCGAAGCGGTTCGCGCGGAGAACCCGGATATTCAGCAGTTTGAGTGTTCGGTGTTTAACGGCGTGTACGTGACCAAAGACGTCGATCAGCAATACCTCGAGTATCTTGAATCACTGCGTAATGACGATGCCAAAGCGGTATTGCGTCAGAATGAAGTGGAAAACCTTGAGATGCATAACGAAGGGTAA
- the ubiX_1 gene encoding 3-octaprenyl-4-hydroxybenzoate carboxy-lyase — protein sequence MKRLIVGISGASGAIYGVRLLQILQAVEDVETHLIMSQAARQTLALETSLSLRDVQALADVVHDARDIAASVSSGSFRTSGMVILPCSIKTLSGIVHSYTDGLLTRAADVVLKERRPLVLCVRETPLHVGHLRLMTQGCRIRGRDYAPDARVLS from the coding sequence ATGAAACGACTTATTGTGGGTATTTCCGGCGCCAGCGGGGCGATTTATGGCGTTAGGCTGTTGCAGATTCTGCAGGCGGTGGAAGACGTCGAAACCCATCTGATCATGAGCCAGGCCGCACGCCAGACGCTGGCGCTTGAAACGTCGCTGTCGCTGCGCGATGTGCAGGCGCTGGCTGATGTGGTGCATGACGCCCGTGATATCGCCGCCAGCGTCTCTTCCGGGTCGTTTCGCACATCAGGCATGGTGATCTTGCCATGTTCAATCAAAACCCTTTCCGGCATCGTCCACAGCTATACCGACGGGTTACTGACCCGCGCCGCCGATGTGGTGCTGAAAGAACGCCGTCCGCTGGTATTGTGCGTGCGTGAAACGCCCCTGCACGTTGGCCATCTGCGTTTGATGACGCAGGGCTGCCGAATTAGGGGCCGTGATTATGCCCCCGATGCCCGCGTTTTATCATAA
- the ubiX_2 gene encoding 3-octaprenyl-4-hydroxybenzoate carboxy-lyase, whose product MPPMPAFYHKPATLNDVINQTVNRVLDQLDIALPEDLFHRWQGA is encoded by the coding sequence ATGCCCCCGATGCCCGCGTTTTATCATAAACCTGCGACACTCAATGATGTGATCAACCAGACGGTTAACCGGGTTTTAGACCAGCTGGATATCGCACTGCCTGAAGACCTGTTTCATCGCTGGCAGGGAGCCTGA
- the argT_1 gene encoding lysine-arginine-ornithine-binding periplasmic protein: MKKKAFALSLLLGLSVASSAFAALPQTVRIGTDATYAPFSSKDAKGDFVGFDIDLGNEMCKRMSVKCTWVGSDFDSLIPSLKAKKIDAIISSLSITEKRQQEIAFSEKLYAANSRLIAAKGSPIQPTIESLKGKHVGVLQGSTQEGYANDNWRNKGIDVVAYQNQDLIYSDLAAGRLDAAFQDEVAASEGFLKQPAGKEFAFAGPAVKDKKYFGEGTGIGLRQSDTELKAAFDKAFDELRKDGTYDKMAKKYFDFNVYGD, translated from the coding sequence ATGAAGAAGAAGGCTTTTGCTCTGTCATTGCTGCTGGGACTGTCTGTCGCTTCCAGCGCCTTTGCCGCGCTGCCGCAGACGGTTCGTATTGGTACAGACGCCACTTATGCACCGTTCTCCTCCAAAGATGCCAAAGGTGATTTTGTTGGCTTTGACATCGATTTGGGTAATGAAATGTGCAAGCGTATGTCGGTGAAATGCACCTGGGTTGGCAGTGATTTCGATTCACTCATTCCGTCACTGAAAGCCAAAAAAATCGACGCCATCATCTCTTCGCTGTCGATTACTGAAAAGCGCCAGCAGGAAATTGCCTTCTCAGAAAAACTCTACGCCGCCAACTCCCGTCTGATTGCCGCAAAAGGTTCGCCAATCCAGCCGACTATCGAGTCGCTGAAAGGTAAGCACGTTGGCGTGCTGCAGGGCTCAACCCAGGAAGGCTATGCGAACGACAACTGGCGTAACAAAGGCATTGATGTCGTTGCCTACCAAAACCAGGATCTGATCTACTCCGATCTGGCAGCAGGGCGTCTTGACGCTGCGTTCCAGGATGAAGTCGCCGCGAGCGAAGGCTTCCTGAAACAGCCTGCAGGCAAAGAGTTCGCGTTTGCCGGCCCGGCGGTAAAAGATAAGAAATACTTCGGCGAAGGCACTGGCATCGGCCTGCGCCAGAGCGATACCGAGCTGAAAGCGGCGTTCGATAAGGCTTTTGATGAACTTCGTAAAGACGGTACGTACGACAAAATGGCGAAGAAATATTTCGACTTTAACGTCTACGGCGACTGA